The following proteins are encoded in a genomic region of Pan troglodytes isolate AG18354 chromosome 2, NHGRI_mPanTro3-v2.0_pri, whole genome shotgun sequence:
- the NCKIPSD gene encoding NCK-interacting protein with SH3 domain isoform X10, whose product MRDGGKYSLEQRGVLQKLIHHRKETLSRRGPSASSVAVMTSSTSDHHLDAAAARQPNGVCRAGFERQHSLPSSEHLGADGGLYQIPLPSSQIPPQPRRAAPTTPPPPVKRRDREALMASGSGGHNTMPSGGNSVSSGSSVSSTSLDTLYTGSSPSEPGSSCSPTPPPVPRRGTLTTVSQVQPPPSKASAPEPPAEEEVATGTTSASDDLEALGTLSLGTTEEKAAAEAAVPRTIGAELMELVRRNTGLSHELCRVAIGIIVGHIQASVPASSPVMEQVLLSLVEGKDLSTALPSGQVCHDQQRLEVIFADLARRKDDAQQRSWALYEDEGVIRCYLEELLHILTDADPEVCKKMCKRNEFESVLALVAYYQMEHRASLRLLLLKCFGAMCSLDAAIISTLVSSVLPVELARDMQTDTQDHQKLCYSALILAMVFSMGEAVPYAHYEHLGTPFAQFLLNIVEDGLPLDTTEQLPDLCVNLLLALNLHLPAADQNVIMAALSKHANVKIFSEKLLLLLNRGDDPVRIFKHEPQPPHSVLKFLQDVFGSPATAAIFYHTDMMALIDITVRHIADLSPGDKLRMEYLSLMHAIVRTTPYLQHRHRLPDLQAILRRILNEEETSPQCQMDRMIVREMCKEFPVLGEAPS is encoded by the exons ATGCGGGATGGTGGCAAGTACAGCCTGGAACAGCGTGGAGTCCTCCA GAAGCTGATCCACCACCGGAAAGAGACCCTGTCACGCAGAGGCCCTTCAGCCTCCAGTGTTGCAGTTATGACCTCATCAACCAGTGACCACCACTTGGATGCTGCTGCAGCCAGGCAGCCCAATGGGGTGTGTCGAGCTGGGTTCGAGCGGCAGCACAGCCTACCCAGTTCTGAGCATCTTGGGGCAGATGGAGGCCTCTACCAG ATCCCACTTCCATCTTCCCAGATCCCACCACAGCCTCGCCGAGCAGCACCCACCACACCGCCCCCACCAGTGAAGCGCCGAGACCGCGAGGCCCTGATGGCCTCTGGGAGTG GTGGCCACAACACCATGCCCTCCGGGGGTAACTCTGTGTCCAGCGGCTCCTCAGTCAGCAGCACCTCCCTGGACACGCTCTATACCGGCTCCAGCCCATCTGAACCAGGCTCCAGCTGCTCACCCACACCCCCACCTGTGCCCCGCCGAGGCACCCTCACCACCGTGTCCCAAGTCCAGCCCCCTCCCTCCAAGGCATCAGCACCTGAACCCCCTGCAGAAGAAGAAGTGGCAACTGGTACAACCTCAGCCTCTGATGACCTGGAAGCCCTGGGTACACTGAGCCTGGGGACCACAGAGGAGAAGGCAGCAGCTGAGGCGGCTGTGCCCAGGACCATTGGGGCCGAGCTGATGGAGCTGGTGCGGAGAAACACTGGCCTGAGCCACGAATTATGCCGGGTGGCCATCGGCATCATAGTGGGTCACATCCAGGCCTCAGTGCCGGCCAGCTCACCAGTCATGGAGCAGGTCCTCCTCTCACTCGTAGAGGGCAAG GACCTCAGCACGGCCCTGCCCTCAGGGCAGGTCTGCCACGACCAGCAGAGGCTGGAGGTGATCTTTGCAGACCTGGCTCGACGGAAGGACGACGCCCAGCAGCGCAGTTGGGCACTATATGAGGACGAGGGTGTCATCCGCTGCTACCTAGAGGAGCTGCTGCATATTCTG ACTGATGCAGACCCTGAAGTTTGCAAGAAAATGTGCAAGAGAAACGAGTTCGAGTCTGTCCTGGCCTTGGTGGCCTATTACCAAATG GAACACCGAGCATCACTGCGGCTGCTGCTCCTCAAGTGCTTTGGTGCCATGTGCAGCCTGGACGCAGCCATCATCTCCACGCTTGTGTCATCCGTGCTGCCTGTAGAGCTGGCGAGGGACATGCAGACAGACACGCAGG ACCACCAGAAACTCTGTTACTCTGCCCTCATCCTGGCCATGGTCTTCTCCATGGGAGAGGCAGTGCCCTATGCACACTATG AGCACCTGGGCACGCCTTTCGCCCAGTTCCTACTGAACATCGTCGAGGATGGGCTGCCCTTGGACACCACAGAGCAGCTGCCGGACCTCTGCGTGAACCTGCTTCTGGCTCTCAACCTGCACCTGCCAG CTGCTGACCAGAATGTCATCATGGCTGCCCTGAGCAAACACGCCAATGTCAAGATCTTCTCCGAGAAGCTGTTGTTGCTCCTGAACAGAGGGG ATGACCCTGTGCGCATCTTCAAACATGAGCCACAGCCACCACACTCTGTCCTCAAGTTCCTGCAGGACGTGTTTGGCAGCCCGGCCACAGCTGCCATCTTCTACCACACAGACATGATGGCTCTCATTGACATCACTGTGCGGCACATCGCAGACCTGTCACCAGGAGACAAG CTGCGCATGGAGTACCTCTCCCTGATGCATGCTATAGTCCGCACCACACCCTACCTGCAGCACCGCCACCGGCTACCTGACCTGCAGGCCATACTGCGACGCATCCTGAATGAGGAGGAGACCTCACCCCAGTGCCAGATGGACCGCATGATTGTCCGAGAGATGTGCAAGGAATTCCCAGTGCTGGGGGAGGCTCCCAGCTAG
- the NCKIPSD gene encoding NCK-interacting protein with SH3 domain isoform X6, whose amino-acid sequence MYRALYAFRSAEPNALAFAAGETFLVLERSSAHWWLAARARSGETGYVPPAYLRRLQGLEQDVLQAIDRAIEAVHNTAMRDGGKYSLEQRGVLQKLIHHRKETLSRRGPSASSVAVMTSSTSDHHLDAAAARQPNGVCRAGFERQHSLPSSEHLGADGGLYQIPPQPRRAAPTTPPPPVKRRDREALMASGSGGHNTMPSGGNSVSSGSSVSSTSLDTLYTGSSPSEPGSSCSPTPPPVPRRGTLTTVSQVQPPPSKASAPEPPAEEEVATGTTSASDDLEALGTLSLGTTEEKAAAEAAVPRTIGAELMELVRRNTGLSHELCRVAIGIIVGHIQASVPASSPVMEQVLLSLVEGKDLSTALPSGQVCHDQQRLEVIFADLARRKDDAQQRSWALYEDEGVIRCYLEELLHILTDADPEVCKKMCKRNEFESVLALVAYYQMEHRASLRLLLLKCFGAMCSLDAAIISTLVSSVLPVELARDMQTDTQDHQKLCYSALILAMVFSMGEAVPYAHYEHLGTPFAQFLLNIVEDGLPLDTTEQLPDLCVNLLLALNLHLPAADQNVIMAALSKHANVKIFSEKLLLLLNRGDDPVRIFKHEPQPPHSVLKFLQDVFGSPATAAIFYHTDMMALIDITVRHIADLSPGDKLRMEYLSLMHAIVRTTPYLQHRHRLPDLQAILRRILNEEETSPQCQMDRMIVREMCKEFPVLGEAPS is encoded by the exons ATGTACCGCGCGCTGTACGCGTTCCGCTCGGCGGAGCCCAACGCGCTGGCGTTCGCCGCGGGCGAGACCTTCCTGGTGCTAGAGCGAAGCAGCGCGCACTGGTGGCTGGCCGCGCGGGCGCGCAGTGGTGAGACGGGCTACGTGCCGCCAGCCTACCTGCGCCGCCTGCAG GGCCTAGAGCAGGATGTCCTCCAGGCCATTGACCGGGCCATCGAGGCTGTACACAACACAGCCATGCGGGATGGTGGCAAGTACAGCCTGGAACAGCGTGGAGTCCTCCA GAAGCTGATCCACCACCGGAAAGAGACCCTGTCACGCAGAGGCCCTTCAGCCTCCAGTGTTGCAGTTATGACCTCATCAACCAGTGACCACCACTTGGATGCTGCTGCAGCCAGGCAGCCCAATGGGGTGTGTCGAGCTGGGTTCGAGCGGCAGCACAGCCTACCCAGTTCTGAGCATCTTGGGGCAGATGGAGGCCTCTACCAG ATCCCACCACAGCCTCGCCGAGCAGCACCCACCACACCGCCCCCACCAGTGAAGCGCCGAGACCGCGAGGCCCTGATGGCCTCTGGGAGTG GTGGCCACAACACCATGCCCTCCGGGGGTAACTCTGTGTCCAGCGGCTCCTCAGTCAGCAGCACCTCCCTGGACACGCTCTATACCGGCTCCAGCCCATCTGAACCAGGCTCCAGCTGCTCACCCACACCCCCACCTGTGCCCCGCCGAGGCACCCTCACCACCGTGTCCCAAGTCCAGCCCCCTCCCTCCAAGGCATCAGCACCTGAACCCCCTGCAGAAGAAGAAGTGGCAACTGGTACAACCTCAGCCTCTGATGACCTGGAAGCCCTGGGTACACTGAGCCTGGGGACCACAGAGGAGAAGGCAGCAGCTGAGGCGGCTGTGCCCAGGACCATTGGGGCCGAGCTGATGGAGCTGGTGCGGAGAAACACTGGCCTGAGCCACGAATTATGCCGGGTGGCCATCGGCATCATAGTGGGTCACATCCAGGCCTCAGTGCCGGCCAGCTCACCAGTCATGGAGCAGGTCCTCCTCTCACTCGTAGAGGGCAAG GACCTCAGCACGGCCCTGCCCTCAGGGCAGGTCTGCCACGACCAGCAGAGGCTGGAGGTGATCTTTGCAGACCTGGCTCGACGGAAGGACGACGCCCAGCAGCGCAGTTGGGCACTATATGAGGACGAGGGTGTCATCCGCTGCTACCTAGAGGAGCTGCTGCATATTCTG ACTGATGCAGACCCTGAAGTTTGCAAGAAAATGTGCAAGAGAAACGAGTTCGAGTCTGTCCTGGCCTTGGTGGCCTATTACCAAATG GAACACCGAGCATCACTGCGGCTGCTGCTCCTCAAGTGCTTTGGTGCCATGTGCAGCCTGGACGCAGCCATCATCTCCACGCTTGTGTCATCCGTGCTGCCTGTAGAGCTGGCGAGGGACATGCAGACAGACACGCAGG ACCACCAGAAACTCTGTTACTCTGCCCTCATCCTGGCCATGGTCTTCTCCATGGGAGAGGCAGTGCCCTATGCACACTATG AGCACCTGGGCACGCCTTTCGCCCAGTTCCTACTGAACATCGTCGAGGATGGGCTGCCCTTGGACACCACAGAGCAGCTGCCGGACCTCTGCGTGAACCTGCTTCTGGCTCTCAACCTGCACCTGCCAG CTGCTGACCAGAATGTCATCATGGCTGCCCTGAGCAAACACGCCAATGTCAAGATCTTCTCCGAGAAGCTGTTGTTGCTCCTGAACAGAGGGG ATGACCCTGTGCGCATCTTCAAACATGAGCCACAGCCACCACACTCTGTCCTCAAGTTCCTGCAGGACGTGTTTGGCAGCCCGGCCACAGCTGCCATCTTCTACCACACAGACATGATGGCTCTCATTGACATCACTGTGCGGCACATCGCAGACCTGTCACCAGGAGACAAG CTGCGCATGGAGTACCTCTCCCTGATGCATGCTATAGTCCGCACCACACCCTACCTGCAGCACCGCCACCGGCTACCTGACCTGCAGGCCATACTGCGACGCATCCTGAATGAGGAGGAGACCTCACCCCAGTGCCAGATGGACCGCATGATTGTCCGAGAGATGTGCAAGGAATTCCCAGTGCTGGGGGAGGCTCCCAGCTAG
- the NCKIPSD gene encoding NCK-interacting protein with SH3 domain isoform X7 — MYRALYAFRSAEPNALAFAAGETFLVLERSSAHWWLAARARSGETGYVPPAYLRRLQGLEQDVLQAIDRAIEAVHNTAMRDGGKYSLEQRGVLQKLIHHRKETLSRRGPSASSVAVMTSSTSDHHLDAAAARQPNGVCRAGFERQHSLPSSEHLGADGGLYQIPLPSSQIPPQPRRAAPTTPPPPVKRRDREALMASGSGGHNTMPSGGNSVSSGSSVSSTSLDTLYTGSSPSEPGSSCSPTPPPVPRRGTLTTVSQVQPPPSKASAPEPPAEEEVATGTTSASDDLEALGTLSLGTTEEKAAAEAAVPRTIGAELMELVRRNTGLSHELCRVAIGIIVGHIQASVPASSPVMEQVLLSLVEGKDLSTALPSGQVCHDQQRLEVIFADLARRKDDAQQRSWALYEDEGVIRCYLEELLHILTDADPEVCKKMCKRNEFESVLALVAYYQMEHRASLRLLLLKCFGAMCSLDAAIISTLVSSVLPVELARDMQTDTQEHLGTPFAQFLLNIVEDGLPLDTTEQLPDLCVNLLLALNLHLPAADQNVIMAALSKHANVKIFSEKLLLLLNRGDDPVRIFKHEPQPPHSVLKFLQDVFGSPATAAIFYHTDMMALIDITVRHIADLSPGDKLRMEYLSLMHAIVRTTPYLQHRHRLPDLQAILRRILNEEETSPQCQMDRMIVREMCKEFPVLGEAPS, encoded by the exons ATGTACCGCGCGCTGTACGCGTTCCGCTCGGCGGAGCCCAACGCGCTGGCGTTCGCCGCGGGCGAGACCTTCCTGGTGCTAGAGCGAAGCAGCGCGCACTGGTGGCTGGCCGCGCGGGCGCGCAGTGGTGAGACGGGCTACGTGCCGCCAGCCTACCTGCGCCGCCTGCAG GGCCTAGAGCAGGATGTCCTCCAGGCCATTGACCGGGCCATCGAGGCTGTACACAACACAGCCATGCGGGATGGTGGCAAGTACAGCCTGGAACAGCGTGGAGTCCTCCA GAAGCTGATCCACCACCGGAAAGAGACCCTGTCACGCAGAGGCCCTTCAGCCTCCAGTGTTGCAGTTATGACCTCATCAACCAGTGACCACCACTTGGATGCTGCTGCAGCCAGGCAGCCCAATGGGGTGTGTCGAGCTGGGTTCGAGCGGCAGCACAGCCTACCCAGTTCTGAGCATCTTGGGGCAGATGGAGGCCTCTACCAG ATCCCACTTCCATCTTCCCAGATCCCACCACAGCCTCGCCGAGCAGCACCCACCACACCGCCCCCACCAGTGAAGCGCCGAGACCGCGAGGCCCTGATGGCCTCTGGGAGTG GTGGCCACAACACCATGCCCTCCGGGGGTAACTCTGTGTCCAGCGGCTCCTCAGTCAGCAGCACCTCCCTGGACACGCTCTATACCGGCTCCAGCCCATCTGAACCAGGCTCCAGCTGCTCACCCACACCCCCACCTGTGCCCCGCCGAGGCACCCTCACCACCGTGTCCCAAGTCCAGCCCCCTCCCTCCAAGGCATCAGCACCTGAACCCCCTGCAGAAGAAGAAGTGGCAACTGGTACAACCTCAGCCTCTGATGACCTGGAAGCCCTGGGTACACTGAGCCTGGGGACCACAGAGGAGAAGGCAGCAGCTGAGGCGGCTGTGCCCAGGACCATTGGGGCCGAGCTGATGGAGCTGGTGCGGAGAAACACTGGCCTGAGCCACGAATTATGCCGGGTGGCCATCGGCATCATAGTGGGTCACATCCAGGCCTCAGTGCCGGCCAGCTCACCAGTCATGGAGCAGGTCCTCCTCTCACTCGTAGAGGGCAAG GACCTCAGCACGGCCCTGCCCTCAGGGCAGGTCTGCCACGACCAGCAGAGGCTGGAGGTGATCTTTGCAGACCTGGCTCGACGGAAGGACGACGCCCAGCAGCGCAGTTGGGCACTATATGAGGACGAGGGTGTCATCCGCTGCTACCTAGAGGAGCTGCTGCATATTCTG ACTGATGCAGACCCTGAAGTTTGCAAGAAAATGTGCAAGAGAAACGAGTTCGAGTCTGTCCTGGCCTTGGTGGCCTATTACCAAATG GAACACCGAGCATCACTGCGGCTGCTGCTCCTCAAGTGCTTTGGTGCCATGTGCAGCCTGGACGCAGCCATCATCTCCACGCTTGTGTCATCCGTGCTGCCTGTAGAGCTGGCGAGGGACATGCAGACAGACACGCAGG AGCACCTGGGCACGCCTTTCGCCCAGTTCCTACTGAACATCGTCGAGGATGGGCTGCCCTTGGACACCACAGAGCAGCTGCCGGACCTCTGCGTGAACCTGCTTCTGGCTCTCAACCTGCACCTGCCAG CTGCTGACCAGAATGTCATCATGGCTGCCCTGAGCAAACACGCCAATGTCAAGATCTTCTCCGAGAAGCTGTTGTTGCTCCTGAACAGAGGGG ATGACCCTGTGCGCATCTTCAAACATGAGCCACAGCCACCACACTCTGTCCTCAAGTTCCTGCAGGACGTGTTTGGCAGCCCGGCCACAGCTGCCATCTTCTACCACACAGACATGATGGCTCTCATTGACATCACTGTGCGGCACATCGCAGACCTGTCACCAGGAGACAAG CTGCGCATGGAGTACCTCTCCCTGATGCATGCTATAGTCCGCACCACACCCTACCTGCAGCACCGCCACCGGCTACCTGACCTGCAGGCCATACTGCGACGCATCCTGAATGAGGAGGAGACCTCACCCCAGTGCCAGATGGACCGCATGATTGTCCGAGAGATGTGCAAGGAATTCCCAGTGCTGGGGGAGGCTCCCAGCTAG
- the NCKIPSD gene encoding NCK-interacting protein with SH3 domain isoform X1, translating into MYRALYAFRSAEPNALAFAAGETFLVLERSSAHWWLAARARSGETGYVPPAYLRRLQGLEQDVLQAIDRAIEAVHNTAMRDGGKYSLEQRGVLQKLIHHRKETLSRRGPSASSVAVMTSSTSDHHLDAAAARQPNGVCRAGFERQHSLPSSEHLGADGGLYQIPLPSSQIPPQPRRAAPTTPPPPVKRRDREALMASGSGGHNTMPSGGNSVSSGSSVSSTSLDTLYTGSSPSEPGSSCSPTPPPVPRRGTLTTVSQVQPPPSKASAPEPPAEEEVATGTTSASDDLEALGTLSLGTTEEKAAAEAAVPRTIGAELMELVRRNTGLSHELCRVAIGIIVGHIQASVPASSPVMEQVLLSLVEGKDLSTALPSGQVCHDQQRLEVIFADLARRKDDAQQRSWALYEDEGVIRCYLEELLHILTDADPEVCKKMCKRNEFESVLALVAYYQMEHRASLRLLLLKCFGAMCSLDAAIISTLVSSVLPVELARDMQTDTQDHQKLCYSALILAMVFSMGEAVPYAHYEHLGTPFAQFLLNIVEDGLPLDTTEQLPDLCVNLLLALNLHLPAADQNVIMAALSKHANVKIFSEKLLLLLNRGDDPVRIFKHEPQPPHSVLKFLQDVFGSPATAAIFYHTDMMALIDITVRHIADLSPGDKMRISPWSFKALLRHFTQEGFPGCEGDSDASFGTPTPFPGRAPACLPPWCQVLCPLLTRLWTQKALVLSKPLLGCRARWLTPIIPALWEAKMGGLLEPRSSRLIWPTW; encoded by the exons ATGTACCGCGCGCTGTACGCGTTCCGCTCGGCGGAGCCCAACGCGCTGGCGTTCGCCGCGGGCGAGACCTTCCTGGTGCTAGAGCGAAGCAGCGCGCACTGGTGGCTGGCCGCGCGGGCGCGCAGTGGTGAGACGGGCTACGTGCCGCCAGCCTACCTGCGCCGCCTGCAG GGCCTAGAGCAGGATGTCCTCCAGGCCATTGACCGGGCCATCGAGGCTGTACACAACACAGCCATGCGGGATGGTGGCAAGTACAGCCTGGAACAGCGTGGAGTCCTCCA GAAGCTGATCCACCACCGGAAAGAGACCCTGTCACGCAGAGGCCCTTCAGCCTCCAGTGTTGCAGTTATGACCTCATCAACCAGTGACCACCACTTGGATGCTGCTGCAGCCAGGCAGCCCAATGGGGTGTGTCGAGCTGGGTTCGAGCGGCAGCACAGCCTACCCAGTTCTGAGCATCTTGGGGCAGATGGAGGCCTCTACCAG ATCCCACTTCCATCTTCCCAGATCCCACCACAGCCTCGCCGAGCAGCACCCACCACACCGCCCCCACCAGTGAAGCGCCGAGACCGCGAGGCCCTGATGGCCTCTGGGAGTG GTGGCCACAACACCATGCCCTCCGGGGGTAACTCTGTGTCCAGCGGCTCCTCAGTCAGCAGCACCTCCCTGGACACGCTCTATACCGGCTCCAGCCCATCTGAACCAGGCTCCAGCTGCTCACCCACACCCCCACCTGTGCCCCGCCGAGGCACCCTCACCACCGTGTCCCAAGTCCAGCCCCCTCCCTCCAAGGCATCAGCACCTGAACCCCCTGCAGAAGAAGAAGTGGCAACTGGTACAACCTCAGCCTCTGATGACCTGGAAGCCCTGGGTACACTGAGCCTGGGGACCACAGAGGAGAAGGCAGCAGCTGAGGCGGCTGTGCCCAGGACCATTGGGGCCGAGCTGATGGAGCTGGTGCGGAGAAACACTGGCCTGAGCCACGAATTATGCCGGGTGGCCATCGGCATCATAGTGGGTCACATCCAGGCCTCAGTGCCGGCCAGCTCACCAGTCATGGAGCAGGTCCTCCTCTCACTCGTAGAGGGCAAG GACCTCAGCACGGCCCTGCCCTCAGGGCAGGTCTGCCACGACCAGCAGAGGCTGGAGGTGATCTTTGCAGACCTGGCTCGACGGAAGGACGACGCCCAGCAGCGCAGTTGGGCACTATATGAGGACGAGGGTGTCATCCGCTGCTACCTAGAGGAGCTGCTGCATATTCTG ACTGATGCAGACCCTGAAGTTTGCAAGAAAATGTGCAAGAGAAACGAGTTCGAGTCTGTCCTGGCCTTGGTGGCCTATTACCAAATG GAACACCGAGCATCACTGCGGCTGCTGCTCCTCAAGTGCTTTGGTGCCATGTGCAGCCTGGACGCAGCCATCATCTCCACGCTTGTGTCATCCGTGCTGCCTGTAGAGCTGGCGAGGGACATGCAGACAGACACGCAGG ACCACCAGAAACTCTGTTACTCTGCCCTCATCCTGGCCATGGTCTTCTCCATGGGAGAGGCAGTGCCCTATGCACACTATG AGCACCTGGGCACGCCTTTCGCCCAGTTCCTACTGAACATCGTCGAGGATGGGCTGCCCTTGGACACCACAGAGCAGCTGCCGGACCTCTGCGTGAACCTGCTTCTGGCTCTCAACCTGCACCTGCCAG CTGCTGACCAGAATGTCATCATGGCTGCCCTGAGCAAACACGCCAATGTCAAGATCTTCTCCGAGAAGCTGTTGTTGCTCCTGAACAGAGGGG ATGACCCTGTGCGCATCTTCAAACATGAGCCACAGCCACCACACTCTGTCCTCAAGTTCCTGCAGGACGTGTTTGGCAGCCCGGCCACAGCTGCCATCTTCTACCACACAGACATGATGGCTCTCATTGACATCACTGTGCGGCACATCGCAGACCTGTCACCAGGAGACAAG ATGCGGATCTCCCCTTGGTCATTCAAGGCACTGCTCAGGCATTTTACGCAAGAAGGCTTCCCAGGTTGCGAAGGTGACTCAGACGCCTCCTTTGGGACTCCAACACCCTTCCCCGGCAGAGCCCCTGCCTGTCTGCCTCCGTGGTGTCAGGTTTTGTGCCCTCTACTCACTAGATTGTGGACACAGAAAGCGCTGGTGCTGTCAAAACCACTTCTGggttgccgggcgcggtggctcacacctataatcccagcactttgggaggccaagatgggcggattgcttgagcccaggagttcaagactaatctggcctacatggtga
- the NCKIPSD gene encoding NCK-interacting protein with SH3 domain isoform X5 — MYRALYAFRSAEPNALAFAAGETFLVLERSSAHWWLAARARSGETGYVPPAYLRRLQGLEQDVLQAIDRAIEAVHNTAMRDGGKYSLEQRGVLQKLIHHRKETLSRRGPSASSVAVMTSSTSDHHLDAAAARQPNGVCRAGFERQHSLPSSEHLGADGGLYQIPLPSSQIPPQPRRAAPTTPPPPVKRRDREALMASGSGGHNTMPSGGNSVSSGSSVSSTSLDTLYTGSSPSEPGSSCSPTPPPVPRRGTLTTVSQVQPPPSKASAPEPPAEEEVATGTTSASDDLEALGTLSLGTTEEKAAAEAAVPRTIGAELMELVRRNTGLSHELCRVAIGIIVGHIQASVPASSPVMEQVLLSLVEGKDLSTALPSGQVCHDQQRLEVIFADLARRKDDAQQRSWALYEDEGVIRCYLEELLHILTDADPEVCKKMCKRNEFESVLALVAYYQMEHRASLRLLLLKCFGAMCSLDAAIISTLVSSVLPVELARDMQTDTQDHQKLCYSALILAMVFSMGEAVPYAHYEHLGTPFAQFLLNIVEDGLPLDTTEQLPDLCVNLLLALNLHLPAADQNVIMAALSKHANVKIFSEKLLLLLNRGDDPVRIFKHEPQPPHSVLKFLQDVFGSPATAAIFYHTDMMALIDITVRHIADLSPGDKLRMEYLSLMHAIVRTTPYLQHRHRLPDLQAILRRILNEEETSPQCQMDRMIVREMCKEFPVLGEAPS, encoded by the exons ATGTACCGCGCGCTGTACGCGTTCCGCTCGGCGGAGCCCAACGCGCTGGCGTTCGCCGCGGGCGAGACCTTCCTGGTGCTAGAGCGAAGCAGCGCGCACTGGTGGCTGGCCGCGCGGGCGCGCAGTGGTGAGACGGGCTACGTGCCGCCAGCCTACCTGCGCCGCCTGCAG GGCCTAGAGCAGGATGTCCTCCAGGCCATTGACCGGGCCATCGAGGCTGTACACAACACAGCCATGCGGGATGGTGGCAAGTACAGCCTGGAACAGCGTGGAGTCCTCCA GAAGCTGATCCACCACCGGAAAGAGACCCTGTCACGCAGAGGCCCTTCAGCCTCCAGTGTTGCAGTTATGACCTCATCAACCAGTGACCACCACTTGGATGCTGCTGCAGCCAGGCAGCCCAATGGGGTGTGTCGAGCTGGGTTCGAGCGGCAGCACAGCCTACCCAGTTCTGAGCATCTTGGGGCAGATGGAGGCCTCTACCAG ATCCCACTTCCATCTTCCCAGATCCCACCACAGCCTCGCCGAGCAGCACCCACCACACCGCCCCCACCAGTGAAGCGCCGAGACCGCGAGGCCCTGATGGCCTCTGGGAGTG GTGGCCACAACACCATGCCCTCCGGGGGTAACTCTGTGTCCAGCGGCTCCTCAGTCAGCAGCACCTCCCTGGACACGCTCTATACCGGCTCCAGCCCATCTGAACCAGGCTCCAGCTGCTCACCCACACCCCCACCTGTGCCCCGCCGAGGCACCCTCACCACCGTGTCCCAAGTCCAGCCCCCTCCCTCCAAGGCATCAGCACCTGAACCCCCTGCAGAAGAAGAAGTGGCAACTGGTACAACCTCAGCCTCTGATGACCTGGAAGCCCTGGGTACACTGAGCCTGGGGACCACAGAGGAGAAGGCAGCAGCTGAGGCGGCTGTGCCCAGGACCATTGGGGCCGAGCTGATGGAGCTGGTGCGGAGAAACACTGGCCTGAGCCACGAATTATGCCGGGTGGCCATCGGCATCATAGTGGGTCACATCCAGGCCTCAGTGCCGGCCAGCTCACCAGTCATGGAGCAGGTCCTCCTCTCACTCGTAGAGGGCAAG GACCTCAGCACGGCCCTGCCCTCAGGGCAGGTCTGCCACGACCAGCAGAGGCTGGAGGTGATCTTTGCAGACCTGGCTCGACGGAAGGACGACGCCCAGCAGCGCAGTTGGGCACTATATGAGGACGAGGGTGTCATCCGCTGCTACCTAGAGGAGCTGCTGCATATTCTG ACTGATGCAGACCCTGAAGTTTGCAAGAAAATGTGCAAGAGAAACGAGTTCGAGTCTGTCCTGGCCTTGGTGGCCTATTACCAAATG GAACACCGAGCATCACTGCGGCTGCTGCTCCTCAAGTGCTTTGGTGCCATGTGCAGCCTGGACGCAGCCATCATCTCCACGCTTGTGTCATCCGTGCTGCCTGTAGAGCTGGCGAGGGACATGCAGACAGACACGCAGG ACCACCAGAAACTCTGTTACTCTGCCCTCATCCTGGCCATGGTCTTCTCCATGGGAGAGGCAGTGCCCTATGCACACTATG AGCACCTGGGCACGCCTTTCGCCCAGTTCCTACTGAACATCGTCGAGGATGGGCTGCCCTTGGACACCACAGAGCAGCTGCCGGACCTCTGCGTGAACCTGCTTCTGGCTCTCAACCTGCACCTGCCAG CTGCTGACCAGAATGTCATCATGGCTGCCCTGAGCAAACACGCCAATGTCAAGATCTTCTCCGAGAAGCTGTTGTTGCTCCTGAACAGAGGGG ATGACCCTGTGCGCATCTTCAAACATGAGCCACAGCCACCACACTCTGTCCTCAAGTTCCTGCAGGACGTGTTTGGCAGCCCGGCCACAGCTGCCATCTTCTACCACACAGACATGATGGCTCTCATTGACATCACTGTGCGGCACATCGCAGACCTGTCACCAGGAGACAAG CTGCGCATGGAGTACCTCTCCCTGATGCATGCTATAGTCCGCACCACACCCTACCTGCAGCACCGCCACCGGCTACCTGACCTGCAGGCCATACTGCGACGCATCCTGAATGAGGAGGAGACCTCACCCCAGTGCCAGATGGACCGCATGATTGTCCGAGAGATGTGCAAGGAATTCCCAGTGCTGGGGGAGGCTCCCAGCTAG